The nucleotide sequence AGATTCACTGGCAGTTGCGCCACCGTTCATGCTTGAGCCAACGACGGTGATCTTCACCATGTCCTGGTCGGACCCCGAATGGCGTGGGTGTATGACTGTAGTGTTTGGACTCTGAACCCTCCCGGAATTCTGCAGCTTCTTCTTGTAATAGCAGAAACTCAACAGTCCAACAAGGCTGACACCGGCGACCACAGCGATCACAGAACCAGCAATCACACCTACAGAGCCAGAAGAAGCCTTCCCACTGCTGTTGCCGCTCACATCAACAGACCCTGCTGGATCTGAGTCGCTACCATTAGGAGCAGAACCGGAGTCCGAACCTGGCGGAGCAACATCCTTCCCCATATTCACATTCCCACCAGTCTTCACCAATACATTCTTGCTGAAGCTTGGAATTTTCCCCCAGAGCATGTTGTTGGACACGTCCAATTCCTTCAGCGACGTCAGATTGGTGAGCGTGGATGGAATTGTCCCCGTGAGATTATTATTCGGCAGCAGCAGCCTCTGCAATGAGGTGAACGCACTGAAATCAGGTGAGATCGTACCATTGAGGCTCATCCTCGAGAAATTGATCACAGTGATGTTGCCATCGGCATCACAGCTGATGCCCAGCCACCCGCAGGGGTCGTTCCCCTTCCAATTCTCTGCGAATCGTTCCGGGTAGCCGAAGCTTTTGGCGATGGATAGCAAGAGTGTGACTCGGTCGTCGCACTCCCCTGCTGACTTCAGACAAAAGCTCTCGCTTCCAGGGACGAGGTCTAGAGTCACAGAATCCGGGAAGACGGGCACGGGCCCCTGCAGCAGGTTATTGGTGAGCGTAACTTTGGAAAGCGATTTCAGCTCGACCAAGGAGCGGGGAACGACGCCGGTGAGCTGATTATCCCGGAGCTCCAGATTGCGCAGGTTTGTGAGGGCGGAGAAGTCCGGAAGCGGCCCGGAGAAGCCGTTGGACTGGAGCCAGAGCTCCTCGAGGGCGGTCATGTTCTCGACGAAGGCGATCCCGCCGTTGAGGCGGCTCGGTCCCACCTGGTTGTTCAGCCAGAGCGAACGGAAGGAAGCCGCCGCAAAAGTTGAAGGGACGGGGCCAGAGAGGAGGTTGAAGGCAAGGCCGAGGTGGTCGAGCCCGGGAAAGGCGGTGGCGAGGAAGTCCGGGAGGGGGCCGGAGACATTGGCATTGTTGGCAGAGAAGTTGACGAGGGCGGCGGCGTCGCTGAGGCTGGCGGGAAGGGGCCACGCAGCGAGGGGGTTGTCGTCGAGGAACACGGCCTGGAGGGAGGAGAGGCCGGAGAAAAAGTCGGGGGGAATGGAGGAGAAGAGGTTGCCGTGGAAGAGGAGGACCTGCAGGGAGGCGAGGCCAGCGAGGGAAGGGAGCGGCCCGGCGAGGCGGTTGTTCTGGAGCTCAAGCCGGACGAGGGAGGTGAGGTTGCGGACGTCGGCAGGGAGGGAGCCAGCAAGGCTGCGGTTGCCGACCTGGATGGCCATGACGCGGCCGTCGGAGCAGGCGACGCCGGCCCAGGCGGTGCAGGGGTCGGCGGAGGCGGACCAGTCGAGGGCCTTGTCAGCGCCGAGGGCGGTGGCGAGGACCTGCATTGACGCAAGGTCGCCAAGGTTTGTATCGGCCGCGCTCCTGGACGCAGCGCCGGCTAAAAGGAGCAGCAGCAGGATGTGAGCCGCCGTCGGGAGGAAAAGAGCTACGGGTCGATCGGCCATGGTTCGTCCGAGAAGGAAAGTTCTAGGGTTTCACCAAGGAGAGcagcatagagagagagagagagaagaggagagagagagagaagtaagtGGATAGCACATGCATGGGGAAGGGGAGCGGGCCAGCTATGGCCACGGAGTCTTGTGGGCTGCGATCTACGTGACGACTGCCATTGCTGGGGTTCGGCGCGTTGTTTCCTCCATTAAATGCGCCCGTCACGGCGCATTCATAATCATCTTCAGTGAACGGCCAAGATTCCACGATGGTCTTAAATCGCCCGTTCCGTAGAGATATGACGGAAAACGGTGCATAATATTATGTGATTGTAATCAGATAACGGAACCGTTACGCGCAAGCGATTGAGGAAAAGTCGAAAAGGCCGTCCGGCGACGACTGACTAGCGACTGACACGTGTCCGCATTGGATTCCTTCGAGTGGTAGAAGGACAACGAGATACTCCGTTGGGTCTTCGTGTTCGAACTAATTTGAATGCGGGGGAAGACAGGTGGGTGGGTGGGTTGGGTGGGTTGGTTGCGTGTCCCAATGGGCTTAGTAGCTGTTGCCAGATTGAAGTCGAGTGCCGGTCAGCTGTCTGGACCCCGTCAGGCTCAAGCGTCACCGACCGTCAAGACAATGACAGAGATGCGCTACGTGGATTTATTCTTCAAGCATGCCAAATGTCACCGAGTGATTGGCAGGTACATTTTCGCTTATCAACCCGAAATACTATGAGGTATAATAACTTTATTTGCCAAGATCGACTAAAATTTAATGCCTGGCTGCTGTCCTGGGGGCATCAGAGCCCACCCAAAAAGGTGTGACTGTTGTGTTCGCAGAGAAGGTACCCGACGAACAGTCGCCTTTCATACCCATGCGATGGTTGGAGAGACAGCACGGGCCCACAGAGGACCCCACATGTCGAATGTGGATAGGTCGCGGCGACGACGGGAGAGGCGGGAGCTTCAACCCAAGGGAGTCGAGAGTTTGACCGATCTGCTGCAAGCATGATGGATTCTTCATGTTCTATGATGCAGCTTGCGACCTTTCACCGAAATCTCTGTTCAAGTTGGAATCTTGGCCAATGTTCGATCGACCTTCGTGAGAACATACTCCACAACGGAAGCCACATACGTTGTTTGCATGCAGTCTCTCTTCTCATGCCAAACCGGGCTCCCAATTCCACCCACAGCAGCAAGCAAGAGATTCCCATCCCCGTTTAGCTATGACAAAGAGAGAGGGGACAACAAGCCCCTGTAAGAAGCAACGCAGTCGACGACGTCCACGGCTTCCCCGAACGCCATGGCCATCACGTCACGGTAAAGCCGGCGTTCTTCGTCGAGGCTTCTCACGTCCCCAAAGTGGCCCACGTGTTCGCCTTCACGGTGTTCGTCTGGGTCCTCCACTTCCGCGGAGGCGCCGCCAGGCTGGGCTGCACAATCTCATCTTCAATGTACACGACTCCCCTTCCTCTTCCTGACATGCACGTTGACCTTTGCTTTCGTCTTCCTTGATAGGTGCATCCTCTTGTGATGTGTCTGGGGTTCAGTCTGGTCACTGGCGCAGGTATGTGTTCCGCATCACTTTGGAGCAATGTCCATTGGTTTCTGTGGGATTCTAACACTTGGCTTCTGCCATGAACAGGTATCATGGCCTATAATACAGTTGCGAAAGGGAAGAATGTACAGAAGTTTGCGCACATGATGCTTCGACTAGTTGCAGTGGCTCTCGGAGTATTCGGAATCTAAGCTGCCTTCGAGTACCACAGAGCAAACACCGCACTCATGGTTGGGCATGTTCACCATCTGCTTGTTCGGCCTGCAGGTTCTTCTTCCTCCTTGCGTCAGAAGCTAATTCTCCCGTAAAAGGGCCATGAAAGCTCACCAAGAAGGCTACTTCGCTGACATGCATGCGTGCAGTGGCTGTTCGGGTTCGTGAACTTTTGGTTCCCGAAAGCGTCGACGCCGACGAGAACCCTGCTGGTCTTGTTGCACGCTTCGGCTGGAATGGCGATCCTTCCGTTGACGGTGTGCAGGGCGGAGACGGGGCTTGCGCAGATGGACGCGGCGCCGGGGACGGAGGCTCATTTGGTCAACTTCGCCGGCCTCTTTATCCGTCTCTTTGCGGTgactgtgagcatcgctgtagcccTTCGCGGGGTATCCATTTGAACCATGGCAtggtttccttcctttcttcttcatctttgtCAGCATCAATAATGCAGATTCATTGCTGTCAACCATTTCTCATGGCAAATAGAGAGGAACAATCACACTGACATAGATTGCACACTCTGTGGCTGTGACAAGGAAATGGAACAGCAGATCACATCCTTGCATCTATGTGATCCTTTTCTTGTGCACATCAGCTGCAGAGTCCAAAACTATGCACATCAGCCTTGGAGAATGGTTTTCATCATTTCAATGAGCGGAGTGAACCACACACAACGGAATCTGCCATTGAATGGGGTCAATAGAGCAACCAATTCAGAAAGGAATCATATGGGACATTGATAATGACACAAACTGGCCATTCCATGGCTTTTTATGATTGGCCAGCTCCACCTTTGTCCTCCAATCTGTAGAAGCCATATCGATGGAAAAGGAGAATGACAGGCATGGATGAAAAGAAAACTATGGTAATCGAACAATTAAATCCTTATATACCATATTAATGAAGCACACATTTATGTCACTGTCTCTTCCACATATGAAAGCAACTAAACGATATGGAGAATCTACTTTTATCCTGCCACTGCCTTGCCATATGATCAATACTGCCATTGTGGTGTGACCTTCACATCTCAGTTTCTTCCTTCAGGGATACTCTTGATTTTGAATGAAGGCATACACACTCATGGAACTGCTGCGAAAGCTATGGTTCCTGGATGGACAGTGGTCAATATGACAGGACTCTTAAAGAACTGCTTACTGTTTATCTACTTGCAGCTCTGAGCAAGAAACCCAGAGCTACTGTTGGCAATCATGCAGAGTGATGCAGAGCCACTGTTGCTTGGGCTACAATTCCCATCTCTTGATGTGCAAGTAACAGCATATATTTCCTTGCAAGTGATATGGAGATGAAAGATGCCAAGAGGAGTTGAGCACTCACCACAGCTTCTTCACCCAAAAGAAGAGGACATATAAGGTGACATATCCCTTCGCTATTTCTGCATCCACATGCCTTTTGGTCTGCCAGCCGAAACTCTGCTTTCCATAATTAGGCATTACCAGATGCCATCATATATGCCCACCTCACATCATTCTCATCTCCCCTCCTCTATCTTCCTCTCCTCGCACCGGAAGGAGAACTTGAGCCATGAAGCCATTCCCCCACAGAGAAGTGCTGAGGTTACATCTAGCTCCTTGTTGTTCGGTATGCCCACATTATCTACCACATATGCATGATAGTTTCTCCAAATTTTGATCTTGTTCTGCTAGAGTTTTGGGATTTTATGATGCCTTTTTAGATTTAATTTGTGCTTCTCGATTCCCTTCATAACCAGTAGCATCAGAACTGTTCAACAGAAGGACATGGAAGCATGTGATAGGCCTGTCGAAGTTCACCGACAGTTCTACTTGTGCATGCAGCTGAAGGAGAGCTAAATCCTTACTCGCCATCTCTATTAGGCCTAAACATGAACGGTCCCGACACAGAAGCATCGGTAGAAGTCTTTGAAGTCAGCAGTCAAGTGGCTTCTAACATGTGGACccaagagtcttcttcttcttcccccagcAAGGAGGACGCACCCATCTCCCTCGACCTCTCCCTCACCCTCAATGCAGATTCCACAGCGCCGGCGGTCGTCTCGCTGTCGAGCACAAGCGAAAGCAGCAGCGAATCGCAAGCCTTTCCCCGGCCCGACTCCCGGAGAGTCTTCTCCTGCAACTACTGCCAACGCAAGTTCTTCAGCTCCCAAGCCCTGGGCGGCCATCAGAACGCTCACAAGCGGGAACGAACGCTTGCAAAGCGGGCACTTAGATTGGACGCAGCTCGACACAGTTATCCTAGCATTGCATCTTTGCCCCTCCATGGCTCTGCTCTCCATTCACTAGCGATTAAGGCGCATTCATCAGCGCATCAGAGCATGGTGGAGTGGAGGGGGAGCCAAGGCGGTATGCTCTTTGGGAGAGGCTTGCTTGAGCCAAGGCAAGTGGTTGTGGAAGATCAGGATGTGGATTTTCATTGGCCTGGAAGCTTTGGGCCAATGACAGATTCAAGGTTTGAGCGAATTGGGAGCTCAGATTTGGTAGCAGTGGATCACCAGCCAGTAGaggatcctgatcttactctcagGCTCTAAGTGTTCGACGCTGACATTTTTGCTTGACGGTGTTGTAGAACGAACACATTGTTTTTCTTGATGTCATGCAGTGAGGAATGTGATGGTTTGTAAGCTTCTTGTTGCATTATCTTCTGCTTAGGAATGTGATGTATTGCTTCTACAAATCCAGTGAAGTTGCATGTTTCTTTAGATTTGTAGCTGAGATTAGAATCGATGGTTGGCTTATCCTATCACAGGAAGGACTGAGAACAGGTTCATTTCCCAGAACAAAGACGGAAGTCATCTTGTTTTCTTCAGCACTGGACTTAGAATTCTGCACTGTTAAACTAATATCAGATATTAGCAGACTTTATTGTTGTCTGACTGCAAATACCAAAGTTTCTGTCACCAAAAGATAGGAGACATAAATCTGAAACAAACCCAATTCAGCAACTCTCATTTAATTTGCAGGTGTTACTATTTGGTCATTATTTTCTGTATATTCTTTTATTGTTCAATCATTTCTAGAGCCAATACCATACTTGTAAGAAACCTATAAACACAATTGGACATGTCTGGACATCAATGTTTGCTTGAtacaattatcataaaattataggATAAGCCTACAAGCATTCTGCATAATTTTTCAGTGATTTGGTGTAGAATTTAAAGAACAAGGCATTAAAAAAAGGTTAAAAAGTTCTAAATTTTAGATCATAAGAAACAATCAAGTTTGACATGTCATAAAAAAGTCAGAGATTATTATTACAAGTCATCCTTTTGTCATTGTTGatccaaaataaaaaattataatttttaattctGAATCGATGTAAAATTAAATATGCTTATTAGTTATCAATCTGACTTTATAcggtaattaaaaaaataaatttagatcCCGATGAAtactatttttaagatgaatggtAAATTTTGAATCGGAGCTCAAAAATATTGACCGATagtaaataagatttttttaattatataagaaaattttgctattatattgagaaaaatcctccctcctaacctatataaataggaatatAGATTCTATTTTTTAGTATTTATCTCCTACCTTCTaattatggtatcaaagcaatTCTTAGCAATTCTACTGTGAAGGCTTTGCCGCTGGCTTATTTTCGGCCTTCGATAGATCTGATGTCTTCATCGAAGCCTTCATTGTGAAGCATCGCAAGATCGCTAAAGCTAAGTTACGTTGGCGACAGTTCCGAAAGTGCTGCTGCGTCCTCCAAGTACTCCACCACTTGCCGCATGCTCGGCCTGCTTGCCGGCAGCGGATGCGAGCACAAGCAATCCAAGCCTCTATCAGGAGCAACGTATAAGCCCTCTTTTCCAACCGCAAGAACCTCCGGTGCCGGCAAAGAGGGAGGGAGAGCAACTCCGACGCctttgtcttagatttcataagaGCCACATGGAGTAAAATTGCAGAGACTTCCTTGGCCTCAGCACTGGCATGTTGGACTACAGAAGGCAATAGAAATCTGACCACATCAATCA is from Musa acuminata AAA Group cultivar baxijiao chromosome BXJ1-6, Cavendish_Baxijiao_AAA, whole genome shotgun sequence and encodes:
- the LOC103988348 gene encoding probable transmembrane ascorbate ferrireductase 3, producing the protein MCLGFSLVTGAGIMAYNTVAKGKNVQKFAHMMLRLVAVALGWLFGFVNFWFPKASTPTRTLLVLLHASAGMAILPLTVCRAETGLAQMDAAPGTEAHLVNFAGLFIRLFAVTVSIAVALRGVSI
- the LOC103987541 gene encoding zinc finger protein 4-like; the protein is MPFGLPAETLLSIIRHYQMPSYMPTSHHSHLPSSIFLSSHRKENLSHEAIPPQRSAEVTSSSLLFAEGELNPYSPSLLGLNMNGPDTEASVEVFEVSSQVASNMWTQESSSSSPSKEDAPISLDLSLTLNADSTAPAVVSLSSTSESSSESQAFPRPDSRRVFSCNYCQRKFFSSQALGGHQNAHKRERTLAKRALRLDAARHSYPSIASLPLHGSALHSLAIKAHSSAHQSMVEWRGSQGGMLFGRGLLEPRQVVVEDQDVDFHWPGSFGPMTDSRFERIGSSDLVAVDHQPVEDPDLTLRL
- the LOC135676132 gene encoding receptor protein kinase TMK1-like, coding for MADRPVALFLPTAAHILLLLLLAGAASRSAADTNLGDLASMQVLATALGADKALDWSASADPCTAWAGVACSDGRVMAIQVGNRSLAGSLPADVRNLTSLVRLELQNNRLAGPLPSLAGLASLQVLLFHGNLFSSIPPDFFSGLSSLQAVFLDDNPLAAWPLPASLSDAAALVNFSANNANVSGPLPDFLATAFPGLDHLGLAFNLLSGPVPSTFAAASFRSLWLNNQVGPSRLNGGIAFVENMTALEELWLQSNGFSGPLPDFSALTNLRNLELRDNQLTGVVPRSLVELKSLSKVTLTNNLLQGPVPVFPDSVTLDLVPGSESFCLKSAGECDDRVTLLLSIAKSFGYPERFAENWKGNDPCGWLGISCDADGNITVINFSRMSLNGTISPDFSAFTSLQRLLLPNNNLTGTIPSTLTNLTSLKELDVSNNMLWGKIPSFSKNVLVKTGGNVNMGKDVAPPGSDSGSAPNGSDSDPAGSVDVSGNSSGKASSGSVGVIAGSVIAVVAGVSLVGLLSFCYYKKKLQNSGRVQSPNTTVIHPRHSGSDQDMVKITVVGSSMNGGATASESYSQASSGPSDVHVVDAGNMVISIQVLRNVTNNFSEENILGRGGFGTVYKGELHDGTKIAVKRMEAGVMGTKGLNEFKSEIAVLTKVRHRNLVSLLGYCLDGNERLLVYEYMPQGTLSRHLLDWKEEGLKPLEWKKRLSISLDVARGVEYLHNLAHQSFIHRDLKPSNILLGDDMKAKVADFGLVRLAPDGKGCSVETRLAGTFGYLAPEYAVTGRVTTKADVYSFGVILMELITGRKALDESQPEESVHLVTWFRRLQLNKDTFRKAIDPTIDLDEETFTSISTVAELAGHCCGREPHQRPDMSHAVTVLASLAELWKPSDPDSEDSYGIDLDMSLPQALKKWQAFDDSSHFDGATSSFLASLDNTQTSIPTRPPGFADSFTSADGR